The sequence below is a genomic window from Pleurocapsa sp. PCC 7327.
GCCTTTAGCATGTATCCTCAGCTTTGGGCAGCTAGCGGCGTTCCTTTTCCCGAACTGTGCGATCGCTTGATTCAGTTTGCCCTAGAACGTCACCAATAAACGAGCCTGTCAGTTTTGCCAACAGCATTGTACCAGTTCTGACAACAAACCATGGCTACTGTCCTAACTCCAGGAAACCTTCATCTAGCCAATTTTAATAAACCCCGTCACTCACGTCATAAACTCCTGACTCCTCACAAACCGCGACCCCTTAATAGGTTTTACGATCCTCAATACGGTCAGATTCTGATGGGACTTGCTATATGGAATCCAAGGAATTACAACTACGAGCTAGTCCACTCTTTTAATGACATCCCAATAACCAAAAAGCCATGGATTGTAACATTTGAAGATCTTTTTCCAAGAACGTTTGGTAAATATGGAAAATACTTAAAAAAGTTAGTGAGAAAGCTTGCGCTTCAAGAAAACTGTGCCAAACTCATTTCGCTTTCCAATTACGGAGTCAACAAGACAAAATTCTGGAATCGCGACTGGTCGAACCTATCAAAAATGATGAAAAAGGTCGAAGTCATTTCTCCTAGCGTTCCGCTAAGAACTCAGCAACCTAAACGCTACAGTGGAGATAAGATTCGTCTCGCCTTTTGCGGAAATGCTTTTGCAAGAAAAGGTGGAATTGTAGCACTACGACTCGCTAAAATTGCCCATCAAGCTAATTTTCCCCTACAGGTAGACTTAATCTCCAGCATGAGGTTTGGTGAGTACACTGACTTTATGGATAAAAGCAGGTATGAAGCCGATCTTAAATTACTCGACTTACCCAATGTAACCTTTTATGGCAAATTACCAAACAAAAAGGTAATAGAGTTATTCGCTGCAAGCGATTTTCACCTATTGACAACTTTACATGATACCTATGGTTACAGCGTTTTAGAAGGGTTATCGGTCGGTACTCCCGCGATTGTAACAGCTACCTGTGCCCTTCCAGAAATTGTTCGTCATAGGGAAAATGGATTTCTTTTGCATGTCGATGTAAATGAGCTGAACGATCTTAATTGGTTAAAACCAGGCGATCCTACTTATAGACTGACAGACGAATATTGGGAACAGCTAGATCGAACTTACAACGATCTCTCGCAACAAGCTTTTGAAACTCTCCAGTTATTTTTGACAGATCCTAACGATTACGAGCGACTTAGCCAAAATGCGATCGCACAAATTGTCCAATTTCATAATGTCGAAATTACTTCCCAGCGTCTCGACGCTCTTTATGACGAAATTTTAGGCAGGAATTGAATTATTAACTCTAATTCAATCGAGATGATAGGCGATCGCCTTTTTATCAAGTCGGTTAGATATGGTGGGCATTGCCCACCGTCACCTTAGTAATGCCCAAATAACACTCAAAAGCGGATCGCCTCTACACCCTAAACTTCTCTGCAATCCGCTTCATCGCCTCTTCTACATTCTCCCGGCTGTTAAACGCTGAAATGCGGAAATAGCCTTCACCTGCGGCACCAAAACCAGAACCGGGCGTTCCTACCACATGACAAGTATGCAGTAACTTATCGAAGAAATCCCAACTCGACAGACCATTGGGCGTTTTAACCCAGACATAGGGCGCATTTACGCCGCCATAGACTTTTAATCCAGCTTCTGTCAGGCGATCGCAAATAATTTTGGCATTTTCGAGATAAAAGCTTACTAGCGCCTTAACTTGTGCCTGTCCTTCCTCAGAATAAACCGCTTCGGCTCCCCGTTGCACGATGTAGGACACGCCGTTAAACTTGGTGGACTGGCGGCGATTCCACAGCTTCCACAATTCTACATCGGAACCATCGGCAGCTTTTGCCGTCAGCGTCTTCGGCACTACTGTCAGCGCACAGCGAGTTCCTGTGAAACCCGCATTCTTAGAGAACGAACGAAACTCGATCGCGCATTCTTTCGCTCCTTCAATCTCATAAATCGAATGGGGAAGATCGGGATTAGTGATAAAAGCTTCGTAAGCGGCATCGAAGAAAATAATTGAGCCATTAGCTCTAGCATAGCCTACCCAAGCTTTGAGATGTTCCTTCGTAGCAGTTGCCCCCGTGGGGTTATTGGGGAAGCAGAGGTAAATTAAATCGACTTTCTGAGAGGGTATCTTGGCAGTAAAGTTATTCTCTGCGTTGATAGGTAGATAAACTAAACCTTCATACTCCCCTTTCTCGTTGGCTTCTCCGGTATGCCCTGCCATGACGTTAGTATCGACATACACCGGATAAACGGGATCGGTGACTGCGATCGCGTTATTATCGCCAAAGATGTCGAGAATGTTACCCGTGTCGCACTTGGAACCGTCAGAGATAAAAATTTCGTCGGCATCGATCTGGCATCCCCGCGCCTGGAAGTCATATTTAGCAATCGCCTCTCGCAACCAGGGATAGCCTTGTTCTGGTCCATAGCCTTTAAATGTCGCGCGATCGCCCATTTCTTCGATAGCTTTAATCATTGCCTTGCGGCACGCTTCCGGTAAGGGTTCGGTAACGTCGCCAATCCCCAATCGAATAATCTTGGCCTCAGGATTTGCCTGTGCGAATGCGTTTACTCGTCGCGCAATTTCGGGAAATAGATATCCTGCTTTGAGTTTGAGGTAGTTGTCGTTAATCGTTGCCATGTTGATTCGTAACAAACGCCGTAAAAATAGCTTACAAGACTTAGACAAACTAAAAACTTGAATACCTGGTTGAGTGACAAAACTCAAATCGCCCTCACCCCAACCCCTCTCCCAGAGCGGGAGAGGGGCTTTCCACTTAAGACTTTTGACTGAAGTCCCTTCTCTCCTTGTGGGAGAAGGGATTTAGGGATAAGGGGACAAAGATTTGTCAGTCAACCAGCTTGAATACTAATCCGATCGCTAGATGCTCGTTGCGATGGAAGATGCGATCGCTACCAAACAATTTGTAAATCCAACACGAAACCGGGCAATACATCTTCTCCTGAAAGAGTCGCCGGATTGTCTAAAATTTCTACTTTTTGTCCGGGGCGATAAATTTCTACTTGGCGGTTTTTCCTGTTAATTAGCCAGCCTAATTGCACGCCATTTTCGATATATTCTCGCATTTTTTCTTGTAGCTCTTGCAGGCGATCGCTAGGAGACATTAACTCTAAAACGAAATCGGGAGCGATTGGAGGAAATTTTTCTTTTTGTTCGGGAGTCAAAGCCTTCCATCTTTCTTGTTTAATCCAAGCCACATCAGGAGAACGATCTGCCCCATTGGGAAGTTGAAAACCCGTCGAAGAATCAAATAATTTTCCTAGTTGAGATCGCCGATTCCAAACTCCAAATTCAATAATAATTTCAGCATTTCGATTCCCAGTTTCTCCTCCGGTGGGAGACATAATAATTATTTCTCCTTTGGCATTACGTTCAAACTTAATATCTGGATTCGCCCGACAGAGCTGATAAAATTGGTCTTCAGTCAGCTTAATAATTGGATTAAAATTAATCGTGTAAGTATTCATTTCTTTTCTCTAAATCCTTCTAAAATTGAGTACGAAATTGTTCCACTACTCGATTTAATCCTACCGAATTAGAGGCTTTAAATAACAAGCGATCGCCTGCCCGTACAACTTCCATCAATCGCTTAACTAATTCCTCATGGCTGGTAAAACACTCAGTTGGGATGCCCGATGCACCTTCGGCAATGGCTTCTGTTTCTGGATCGTCAATTAGGATAAATAATTCATCGATGCCCAGCTGTCTTACCTTATTACCCACTTGATGGTGAAATTGTGGCGATCGCTCTCCGAGTTCCTTCATCGTGCCAAGAACGGCAATATGGCGCTTTCCAGGGGTTTCTTTGAGCAGGTGCAGCGCTGCTAACATCGATTCTAAACCAGCATTGTAGGTTTCATCGAGAATTGTAATATCGTTGGGCAATTGGTAACGCCGCGATCGCCCACCTGGTAAACTGACGGATAAACCTTGCATTAACGGAGTCCAGTCAATATTTAGTACCTTCGCTATTGCTAAAGCGCCGAGGTAATTTAAGGCATTGTGACGACCGAGTAACGGTAGAGGAAAATCCATGCCTTCCACTCTTAGGGTTTGAAAATCGATGAGTTTTCCGGTTAAATCTCCGCCTTCTAACCCGTAGGTAATCGTTTCTCCTTGCCATACCTTAGCGGCAGTTTCGCGCAAAAGCGGATTGTCGTGATTTAATATAGCTATGCTAGTATGGGGCATTTGTGCTAATAACTCACATTTTGCCTGGGCGATCGCTTTTTCCGATCCCAGTCGTCCGATGTGTGCCGTTCCTACGTTAGTGATAATGCCAACGGTCGGACGACTAATTTGCGTCAGCAGAGCAATTTCTCCCCGCGCTCGCATTGCCATTTCTATGATGGCGTAATCGTGTTCCGCTCCGAGTTCTAGTAAGGTCTTGGGAACGCCGATTTCATTATTGTAATTTGCTTGAGTTTTGTGAACCTTTCCTGTCGTCGATAAGACGGCGGCAATTAGTTCTTTGGTTGTCGTTTTGCCAACCGAACCCGTTACGCCAATGACGGGAATATCGAATCGCTCTCGCCACCATCGAGCAATTTTCTGATAAGCTTCTAGGGTATTTTTAACTTTAAATTGTGGAACTTTCTTAGGAAAATTCACGGACAGATCTCTCTCAGTAACGATTGCGATCGCTCCTTTTTCTATGGCAGTTTCTATAAATTCATGTCCGTCAAATCTTTCTCCTTTGAGGGCTAAAAATATCTCTCCAGGAGAAAGCAAGCGAGTATCGGTAGTAATTCCCGTTGTTAATTGCTCTAAGGAAATATCCGAACTATTTATTAAAAAAGCATCAATAATTTCACGGAGTTGAGCGAGAGAAATTTGCAAGGACATAGAAAAAGTAATTACCAGAAATTCACGTTGATTTCTGCGATCGATGTACTTTTAAATAGTGATAGCGATCGCAGACGAGCCAAATTGATTGTCTTAGTCTTAGTAATGGGAGATTCTGCTTGACGCACAAGCTCTGATTTTCTAAAGCTTGTTTTGACTTCAAGCCAACTCTTTGCTTTTCCATCAATTGCTCGATTATTTCTCAAAAAGACTCAATCAAGGGTTAGATTACAGGAGAAGACTGACTCCAATGAGTACATTATCCAGGAAAAACAGTGATAGTCAACAAATTCAGCAGGCAGAACAAGTCCTGTATGATTATTTATTGGCATGCGTCCAGACAGAATCTCCCGAACGGTTACTAGAAGAGTTTCGCAGCTTGTTCGTCCACGGTCAAGGTTGCAGGGACTCTCGCGTTTACTCTGCCCTAGAAATTATAGTTAAATCGAAGGGAGCAGAAGCTCGTTTCAATCTCTTCTTCAATCGTTGCTGCTATATTCTCATCAATCGCTGGCAAATGAATTCTCAATCCCAATCAGCCATTCCAGAGTTGGTGAGAATGTTTGATTATCTCGGACCTGCTATCAATGGATATCCTACTACTGCTAATTTGTTGCGGCGGTTGGTGAGAAATTTTACCCAAGACGAGCTATATGTTAAGATGCAACGGTTAGCGCGAATCATCGATGCCAAACAAAGTAGCACCAACAATCCTACTAGCTCGGTTGGCAACTTGATTCACCGTTATCCCTATCTATACAACCATTGCCTGCTCGGCGACAACAGCAATGGGGAAGATTTGAAGACGGTACACCGTATCAAAACCCAGATCGAACGTCGTTTCGAGGTAGATTTGTCAAAGTACGCGACTTATCAAGTGCGACTGACACGAATGGCACAGGGTTCGGATCTATCGACGATAATTCGTCCGGTAAAAAATCCGACCCTGCTCAGCGATCGCGAATTAAACCGAGCCATTATTCATTATACGGGGGCGGTACAAGGTAACCATACCTATAAAGATATATCGCGCAGCTTTATCAGTCACAGCGCTAACACTTTTACCTATCGCGCTTTTAAGAACGATTTGTACCACTACATCGCTAGTTCGTTTGACTCCAAATACGCCAAGAGTCAATTTAATAAAAAACTTTGTCAACACCTACAAAATACACTGCCGGAATTCGATAATCAAAGACCTAGCGAATTTCTGATCGTGCGGACTTCAAGCCAACTTTTTAACTTCTTAGTGGTAGAAAGCGCCCACCAACCGCAACACTATGTTTTTGTCGATCTGATTACCAATATGGGAGTTACCCGTACTATTGGGTTGTTACTCAAAGTGGTACTGATGTGCAATAAGGTCAAGCCTTATCTAGAAAAACGATTCTCGATTCTGTTCAATCATTACGAGTCTTTTGCTAAAGATGGCGTTCCCTGGTTAGTCAAAGCGTTAGAAAGTCTCCAGGTTGCCTTCAGCGTCCATTTTGGCAAGGCAGACGTATCTTGTTTCAAACAACTTCGAGACTAAACCAATCTCGATCCAAACATTGTCAATTCTCAACTGTGAATCGAAATAACTCATCGAGTCCATCCTCCAAAGAGGGTGGGGCGGCTTGCAGACAACGGTACATGTGCATGATAATCTCTTCTGGAACGTATCGCTTGCGCCTGCGATTTCTCTCCAAACAGAGCGACAGGGGCGTATCGAGCCAAACGCCAATAATGCGGGTAAATCCTGTCGTTCGAGCAAGATTGATCGCATCTTTCCTGTGCCGTCTGACTGCATTCGTCGCATCATAGATGGCTTTGGATCGCTTGCCTTGGTAGATTTGCTCGACTGCATCGCGAAATTGTCGCTCTATCTCTCGCCAAACTGACAGCCACGATCCCTGAATGCTCGCATCGCCAAATAATTGAGCGCGAATAGCGTCCGTGGAGATAATTATACATCCCTTGGGAGATCGCGCCGCTATTTGTCTGGCGAGAAAAGATTTACCGCTACCTGGAAGTCCTATGAGTAGAATGAGTTGAGCAAATGTGCCGCGCATCCTACGATTGTATTGCGTTGCCATCAATCGGTAGTTAGCAGCACGCCGAGTTTACCTGGCTCATCCTGATTCTCGATGTACTTTAACAGGGTGTTGACACGATATATACTACCATTATGGTTAATTCAATTGTACGCACAGACCGATGGCAGTTAAACCCGACTCCAGAACAATTAAGTTATGTGGAGGCGACGATTGACGAATATCATTGGTTCTGCAAAGCGCTGTCCTATGTGGTTATGGGTCACTCGACGGAGATTGTAGGAGCGACTTGTCGTTGTACGGCGATTGAAAAGCTAATTCACAAAACCAGTAGCAACCCAAATCCCAAGTACCAGTATTTCCGGAAGCGGTTGTATAAGTTCCCGTCTTACCTGCGCCGAGCAGCTATCGAGTTTGTAGGAGGGCAGGTTTGTTCATTTCAAACTCGCTATTACGATTGGCAGTCCGGCAAGCGTAAACGGAGAGATGCACTACCCCTAAGATTCAATCCACAAGCAGGCTGCTATCCCGCTTTATATCGAGGGTAATGTATTAAGTTCTCCGATAGCTTTGGTAGCGCCCAAATCAAGGTATGGAATGGTTCTGATTGGGTTTGGATAGACGTTCAAATCGCGCAAGTCAGAGAACGTCATTTGTTGGCGCACAGCAAGGGGCTATCACCGTTACTGATTGTCAGAAATGGCAAAGCTCGCCTGGGTGTACCTTTCAAGTTGCACCCGTCTAAATTAGGAGGAAAATTAGTCTGTGCTGTAGACGTAGGGATTAACACAAAACAGCAACTGCTACTATTGTCAGTAGCGACGGCACTGTAATCTCTCGAAAATTCTTTCATCGAGGGAGAGACATAGACCGTCGCGACAAAGTCTTAGGGCAGATTCGACGCAAGGCGAGGTTAACCAAGAAACTGCACAGAGGCTTCTGCCAAGGGTTATATCGACGCGCTAGAGGAATCAATCACAATATGGCGCAGCACATCTCGAAGG
It includes:
- the murF gene encoding UDP-N-acetylmuramoyl-tripeptide--D-alanyl-D-alanine ligase codes for the protein MSLQISLAQLREIIDAFLINSSDISLEQLTTGITTDTRLLSPGEIFLALKGERFDGHEFIETAIEKGAIAIVTERDLSVNFPKKVPQFKVKNTLEAYQKIARWWRERFDIPVIGVTGSVGKTTTKELIAAVLSTTGKVHKTQANYNNEIGVPKTLLELGAEHDYAIIEMAMRARGEIALLTQISRPTVGIITNVGTAHIGRLGSEKAIAQAKCELLAQMPHTSIAILNHDNPLLRETAAKVWQGETITYGLEGGDLTGKLIDFQTLRVEGMDFPLPLLGRHNALNYLGALAIAKVLNIDWTPLMQGLSVSLPGGRSRRYQLPNDITILDETYNAGLESMLAALHLLKETPGKRHIAVLGTMKELGERSPQFHHQVGNKVRQLGIDELFILIDDPETEAIAEGASGIPTECFTSHEELVKRLMEVVRAGDRLLFKASNSVGLNRVVEQFRTQF
- a CDS encoding glycosyltransferase family 4 protein, translated to MATVLTPGNLHLANFNKPRHSRHKLLTPHKPRPLNRFYDPQYGQILMGLAIWNPRNYNYELVHSFNDIPITKKPWIVTFEDLFPRTFGKYGKYLKKLVRKLALQENCAKLISLSNYGVNKTKFWNRDWSNLSKMMKKVEVISPSVPLRTQQPKRYSGDKIRLAFCGNAFARKGGIVALRLAKIAHQANFPLQVDLISSMRFGEYTDFMDKSRYEADLKLLDLPNVTFYGKLPNKKVIELFAASDFHLLTTLHDTYGYSVLEGLSVGTPAIVTATCALPEIVRHRENGFLLHVDVNELNDLNWLKPGDPTYRLTDEYWEQLDRTYNDLSQQAFETLQLFLTDPNDYERLSQNAIAQIVQFHNVEITSQRLDALYDEILGRN
- a CDS encoding Uma2 family endonuclease, whose translation is MNTYTINFNPIIKLTEDQFYQLCRANPDIKFERNAKGEIIIMSPTGGETGNRNAEIIIEFGVWNRRSQLGKLFDSSTGFQLPNGADRSPDVAWIKQERWKALTPEQKEKFPPIAPDFVLELMSPSDRLQELQEKMREYIENGVQLGWLINRKNRQVEIYRPGQKVEILDNPATLSGEDVLPGFVLDLQIVW
- a CDS encoding AAA family ATPase, with the protein product MRGTFAQLILLIGLPGSGKSFLARQIAARSPKGCIIISTDAIRAQLFGDASIQGSWLSVWREIERQFRDAVEQIYQGKRSKAIYDATNAVRRHRKDAINLARTTGFTRIIGVWLDTPLSLCLERNRRRKRYVPEEIIMHMYRCLQAAPPSLEDGLDELFRFTVEN
- a CDS encoding LL-diaminopimelate aminotransferase; translated protein: MATINDNYLKLKAGYLFPEIARRVNAFAQANPEAKIIRLGIGDVTEPLPEACRKAMIKAIEEMGDRATFKGYGPEQGYPWLREAIAKYDFQARGCQIDADEIFISDGSKCDTGNILDIFGDNNAIAVTDPVYPVYVDTNVMAGHTGEANEKGEYEGLVYLPINAENNFTAKIPSQKVDLIYLCFPNNPTGATATKEHLKAWVGYARANGSIIFFDAAYEAFITNPDLPHSIYEIEGAKECAIEFRSFSKNAGFTGTRCALTVVPKTLTAKAADGSDVELWKLWNRRQSTKFNGVSYIVQRGAEAVYSEEGQAQVKALVSFYLENAKIICDRLTEAGLKVYGGVNAPYVWVKTPNGLSSWDFFDKLLHTCHVVGTPGSGFGAAGEGYFRISAFNSRENVEEAMKRIAEKFRV